ATTTTGTTTGTATCATAAATCTTGTAAGACTCAACATTGCTGACTGTTACTGCATCAAATTCAAATTTAACCTATTGGTTTGGATATCTATAGGATATAAACTTACATCACTGGATCCAAGCTCGATGGCTCCCCTTTTAAATCTCATTTCACGGAGCTTCTTGGCCATGGCAttcatctcctttaggGCTACGGAAATCTCATCATTACCATTTGCATCAATTAGATCCTGAGCCTCTTTATAAGTAAAGGCTCTTACACTTCTTATCACACTCTTGCCAAACTTTGTTTCCAAAATTGCGCCGCTTTCATTCATTCTACAAATTACTGAAAATGCGAGTCTCTCCCTCTCTGGGACGAGTGAGCACAAGTCTGTTGTGAGTAAGCTTGGCAACATGTCAGTCCTTCTGTCCACCAAATAGACAGTGGTACACCGTTCACTAGCCTCTTGATCCAAATGAGACCCTGgttttacaaaatatgtTACATCTGCAATGTGTACCGAAAATTCCATacttccatcctttagcCGTTTAAATCCAAGGGCATCGTCGATGTCTTTGCATCCAGGAGGATCCACAGAAAATAGGCATGCTTTCGTGTAATCCATTCTTTTTGCACGTTCATCGTCTGGGATCTTCCAGTCCTGCTCCGGCAGTTCTTTATAAGCCTCAAGTGGGAAATCTTCTGTCTTCACTTGATGTTCTTTAAGTATAACTGCGCTTTCTACATCTCTGTCGTCAATGGGACCCAAAATTTCAACCCAGTGACCACTCGGACGTTTACTAAATCTGTCCCAAGAGTCAAAGTTTACAACAATACGCATTCGATCAAGTTCTGAAGATTTTTTTGTCTCTATTCTTATGAATGGGATTCTTACATCCACTGGGATAAAAATGCGTTCAATGGTTCCTGATGCACTTGTATCACCTTCTAGTGGTAACAGAGAACCACAATATGGCCTGCAGTTTCTCTTTAATATTCCTACAACTCTACATATTTTTTTAAGCGCAGATTTATCTCCTTGAGTGCCACTATTTGGAGCATCTTCGGCGCCATCCAAAAGAGCAACATCCAGGGCAACTTCAGAAATATCAACAGACGCATCAACATCGTCGGAAATATCCGCAACTTCTGACAAAGCTGCAGATTCAAGTAGTTCAATGCAGACAAAATCTCCATCAATTGCTCTGTTCAAATTGAGCAAACCCTCTACCTTGAATTCATGACCATTGCAGGCGACATACCCTCTCTGATATGATCCAATGTAGAGGTGTAGAATGCCATGATAGTACCTtccatcttcctttccTCGCATCATTTCCGCTTCTGACAAATGTTTGGGGTAATATGCATTTGTTTCGTCCTTGGCGATCATGTTTGTGTTTCTAGCAAAGTTCGCCAGCGACTCCATGCAACTCTCATCATTCAAAGTTTTGGCGTAATCGTGAATTGTCATTTGAACAACCTTTACAGAATCAAGGGGATCCATGGGCTCAAGTAGAGGTATAGAAACTTTTGAGTCTCCTTTACGAACACAACGTAAACTTGGACTCTCCATTACTACGTCTGAGGAGTCTACCATTTCAACATCAGCAGAACTTTCAtcaatatctccattattcaATAGAATAACCTTTGTATTTCCCTCCAAATGTTTGGTGTACCATGCAGCACATTTCTGAACTGCTCTCGTATCTCTGTCTACTATAGATTCTTGCAAATTGTCTGGTACAAAAGtttcttgtacattttcattaGAAAACATGTACCACCTCTTTTTTCCAGTCACAAGATCCTTGAATCTTGAATATGTCCTGAAGCTCCTTCTCTTTACTTCTTGAGCAACTGTGGCAGGAACTACGCAATTGTCTAGCCACTTTTCACAAGCGTCAATATTTTTCATGAGAACATCGACAGT
This region of Theileria equi strain WA chromosome 1, complete sequence genomic DNA includes:
- a CDS encoding hypothetical protein (encoded by transcript BEWA_028900A) is translated as MKNIDACEKWLDNCVVPATVAQEVKRRSFRTYSRFKDLVTGKKRWYMFSNENVQETFVPDNLQESIVDRDTRAVQKCAAWYTKHLEGNTKVILLNNGDIDESSADVEMVDSSDVVMESPSLRCVRKGDSKVSIPLLEPMDPLDSVKVVQMTIHDYAKTLNDESCMESLANFARNTNMIAKDETNAYYPKHLSEAEMMRGKEDGRYYHGILHLYIGSYQRGYVACNGHEFKVEGLLNLNRAIDGDFVCIELLESAALSEVADISDDVDASVDISEVALDVALLDGAEDAPNSGTQGDKSALKKICRVVGILKRNCRPYCGSLLPLEGDTSASGTIERIFIPVDVRIPFIRIETKKSSELDRMRIVVNFDSWDRFSKRPSGHWVEILGPIDDRDVESAVILKEHQVKTEDFPLEAYKELPEQDWKIPDDERAKRMDYTKACLFSVDPPGCKDIDDALGFKRLKDGSMEFSVHIADVTYFVKPGSHLDQEASERCTTVYLVDRRTDMLPSLLTTDLCSLVPERERLAFSVICRMNESGAILETKFGKSVIRSVRAFTYKEAQDLIDANGNDEISVALKEMNAMAKKLREMRFKRGAIELGSSDVKFEFDAVTVSNVESYKIYDTNKMIEEFMLLANVMVASKIHASFPKSCLLRRHPPPAEERLEDLKRLLEEKGINFFSFGNSKELNESLQKLTKFPKDFLNAAQILTTRCMSQVGHLPSPHSPQAIYINSSDLELEQFKHYGLCTDLYTHFTSPIRRYADVVVHRLLAACLEIESMDWRLDLTVQAEKLNRKHRNAQWCGRESKRMFAHIYFKEQGPQDDEATVLDIMENRVLLLSSKYGTEAIARVKDADFCSKTRTLSIAGKKVGIFDKLKIKIYNGVKHFRNVIEADIVM